The following coding sequences lie in one Miscanthus floridulus cultivar M001 chromosome 9, ASM1932011v1, whole genome shotgun sequence genomic window:
- the LOC136479462 gene encoding uncharacterized protein has translation MDSISKIGADFYGCTAGAFPKLRTFRLFRMESLEEWNTEYSGGGGEGGSHVLMFPILTLLEVRDSPKLRIKPCLPRGDYYLDIRSCDEVLYYSPLEETCNVIPEELSYPAPKGLFVYYSEQPLHKWSLLHQYHGFKYLGIEQCSDLTCSSAETIRGLSSLETLSVQDSKTITAVPDWLGDLTSLIRVEIVNCSGIQTLPESIQQLTNVEELIVSGCPDLVRWCKSESSTTLAHIEFKDSGMLVNSLSSNDLFFQEFDN, from the exons ATGGACAGCATCTCAAAGATTGGCGCGGACTTCTACGGCTGCACGGCGGGAGCTTTTCCCAAACTGAGAACTTTTCGTTTATTCAGAATGGAAAGCCTTGAAGAGTGGAATACGGAATActccggtggtggtggtgagggtGGCTCACATGTTCTGATGTTCCCTATACTAACCCTTTTGGAAGTAAGAGACAGCCCTAAGCTGAGGATAAAGCCGTGCCTTCCTAGAGGTGACTACTACTTGGACATAAGGAGTTGCGACGAGGTACTATACTACTCACCATTGGAAGAGACATGCAACGTCATCCCCGAAGAACTCTCCTACCCGGCTCCAAAAGGTCTTTTTGTGTATTACAGCGAGCAGCCTCTGCATAAGTGGAGCTTGCTCCACCAGTACCATGGGTTCAAGTACTTGGGCATCGAGCAATGCAGTGACCTCACATGCAGCTCAGCAGAGACTATCCGAGGTCTCTCATCCCTCGAGACTTTGTCTGTGCAAGATTCCAAAACCATTACAGCTGTGCCGGACTGGTTGGGGGATCTAACCAGTCTCATCAGAGTTGAGATAGTCAACTGCTCTGGCATCCAAACTCTGCCAGAGAGCATACAGCAACTCACTAATGTCGAAGAGCTAATAGTTTCAGGCTGCCCTGATCTAGTGCGGTGGTGCAAATCAGAAAGCTCTACGACCCTAGCTCACATCGAGTTTAAG GATTCAGGGATGCTTGTAAACTCACTTTCTTCCAATGACCTTTTTTTTCAGGAATTCGATAATTGA